The following proteins are co-located in the Myxocyprinus asiaticus isolate MX2 ecotype Aquarium Trade chromosome 44, UBuf_Myxa_2, whole genome shotgun sequence genome:
- the LOC127434393 gene encoding complement C1q-like protein 3, whose translation MVLVLVILIPVLVSSAGTSAAHYEMLGTCRMVCDTYGTKSPTSTVSADTVRDSNLMQSLPTFIQGPKGEPGRPGKAGPRGPPGEPGLPGPPGPPGERGDPGRPGLPGQPGPNVATGAISAATYSTVPKIAFYAGLKKQHEGYELLKFDDVVTNLGNHYDPTTGKFTCSIPGIYFFTYHVLMRGGDGTSMWADLCKNNQVRASAIAQDADQNYDYASNSAVLHLEPGDEVYIKLDGGKAHGGNNNKYSTFSGFIIYAD comes from the exons ATGGTCCTGGTGCTGGTAATCCTGATCCCGGTTTTGGTGAGTTCCGCCGGGACCTCCGCAGCGCACTACGAGATGCTCGGCACCTGCAGGATGGTTTGCGACACTTATGGCACAAAGTCTCCGACCAGCACGGTCTCAGCAGACACGGTCCGGGACAGCAACCTAATGCAGTCGTTACCAACTTTTATACAAGGTCCGAAAGGTGAACCGGGGCGCCCGGGGAAAGCGGGGCCGAGGGGCCCGCCTGGGGAACCGGGGCTACCTGGACCGCCTGGACCTCCCGGGGAGAGAGGAGACCCGGGCCGACCTGGATTACCGGGACAACCGGGACCGAATGTGGCCACCGGTGCCATCAGCGCGGCCACCTACAGCACCGTACCTAAAATAGCTTTTTACGCAGGGCTCAAAAAGCAACACGAGGGCTACGAGCTGCTGAAGTTTGACGATGTGGTCACGAACCTCGGGAATCATTACGACCCCACGACGGGGAAATTTACCTGCTCCATACCGGGAATTTACTTCTTTACTTACCATGTGCTCATGCGAGGAGGAGACGGAACAAGCATGTGGGCTGATCTGTGTAAGAACAACCAG GTCCGTGCAAGCGCCATCGCCCAAGATGCGGATCAGAACTATGACTATGCCAGTAACAGTGCCGTTCTTCACCTGGAGCCAGGAGATGAAGTCTACATAAAACTAGATGGGGGCAAAGCCCACGGAGGCAACAACAACAAGTACAGCACCTTCTCTGGTTTTATCATATACGCCGATTAG